Part of the Desulfohalovibrio reitneri genome is shown below.
CCGGGGGCTCGCGGTCTGGCCCGAAGACAGCATCCCCGCCGAATCCCCGGGGGATTGGGGCGAGCCCGCCCTGAGACATCAACCCCGCGAGGATTCCGGTGTCCGGCTCATCAACCTCTCCGCGGGCGGCCTTCGCTTCGAAGCGCCCCCAGACTCCCAAGAGCATGGCGAAACCGCCGAACTCAAGATCGGCGACCGCTTTTATCTCCGCCTGGACCTGGAAAGCCCGGCGGACAACGAATCGATCCGCTACTTCCTCTACGGCCGGGTACGCAACGCGTACGAGGACTTCGCTTCACGGCGCAAAGAGGTGGGGCTGCGTTTTCTTTCACAGGCCCGGCGCCCTTCGGACAATCCGGATAGCCTGGCATGGAGCCCGATTGACGACGAAGCGGGCGTGGAGAGCATTGACAACTGGGTTTTCAAGCGGCATCTGGAAATGCACCGGGAGAGGGGCTCCTCGCCCGATTCGTAACCGCAACAAAGGAGTTTCCTTTTGGAAGACGGCAGTCCCAGTTCCTCGGACGGGGGGTTCTGGTCCACTCTGGCCAACCTCTTTAAAAACCGCAACGGCCACTCCCTTGAAGACACCATCCGAGAATCCCTCCGCGAGGGGGAAATCAAGGTGGACGACGTGGCCATGCTGCTCGGTGTGCTACGCCTGCAGAATACCCAGGTGCAGGACATCATGGTGCCTCGTCCGGACATCATATTCGCGGACGAGGCCAATGGCGTGGAGGGCGTGGCCCAGCTCATCATCGAATCCGGCCATTCCCGCATACCGGTCTACAGCGGGGACAAGGACAACATCGTTGGCATCATCCACGCCAAGGACCTCCTGCGGGCGCTGGTCGGCGACTCCCGCCCCTCGCTCGGCGAACTCATGCGCCAACCACTTTTCATCCCCGAGACCAAAAACGTCCGCGACATGCTTCAAGACTTCCGGCGTCGGCGAATGCACCAGGCGATCGCCCTGGACGAGTATGGTGGAACCTCCGGACTGGTCACGCTGGAGGACGTGCTGGAAGAGATCGTGGGGGAGATCGAGGACGAGCACGACATCGGGCAGCCCCTGGAAATTCAGGAACTGCCCGACGGCACCTTCCTGGTGGCTGGACGCCTCGAACTCGACGAGCTCAACGAGCGCTTCAACACCAACATCGACTCCGGCCAAGTGGAAACCATTGGCGGATATCTGTGCGAACTGACGGGCCGGGTTCCCAGACAGGGGGAATTCTTTACCCTCGAGGGGCATCGCTTCACCGTCAAGGAAGCCAACAAAAAAAACATCCGCTGGATTCACGTCCAATCCGCCGCCCAAAGCGACTGATCACGTGCTTTTCTGGGCAGTTCTCGCCGTCATCGGAGCCTGGTCCGGCTTCGCCAACCTCTGGCTGCACATCCCCGCACTAGGGCTGCTGCTACCTGTGGGCTTGGCGGGAGCAGCCCTGCGCTCGCCCTCTCCCCGCAAGGCGGCCAAATGCTGCTTCTGGACGGCCACCGCCGCCTACCTCGGCTCTCTCTACTGGATAGCCTTGCCGGTCCACGACTACGGCGGGCTCAACTGGCTCCTGGCCGCTCCCTGTCCGGTCCTGGTGGCCATGTACCTGTCCCTCTACGCCGCCGTGTTCGGCTGGGTGGTCCACCGGTTCGGAAGCGGAGGCTCGGCTTGGCGCGCCGGACTTCTCATCGGCGGAGCGTGGGCTTGCCTGGAGGCGTTGCGCGGCGTCGCTCTGACCGGCTTTCCCTGGCTGACCACGTCCTCCGGCCTCGCGCCCTGGCCTTGGGCCATCCAGGCCGCGGCCTGGATCGGCGGGCTTGGCCTGGGGCTGGTGTTGACCACAGCGGCCGCCTGGCTGCTCTTCCCCGGTCGCGGGACCGCATCGGTCCGCTTGGCGGGCGCCGTGGTTCTGGCGGCTGTCGCCCTCTTCGGCGCGGATAGACTGCAAGACCCTCTAACGCCCTCGGCCCGGGCCGAAGTGGCCCTCGTCCAAGGCAACATAGACCAGGGGCGCAAGTGGGACGACAAGTTCATTCAAGGTACAGTGGATCGCTACATCTCCCTGAGTGAAGAAGTCCTGCGCGGCGGAGCGGAGGCGGTGATCTGGCCGGAAACCGCCCTCCCCTTCTATTACCAGGAGCAGAGCCCCCTGCGTCGTCGCGTCCGGTCCTTCGCCCGCGGGGAAGGGATTGCGCTGCTTACAGGCGCGCCAGCCTACCGCATGGAAAGCTCCGGGGAATACACGCTGTTCAACCGCGCATACCTCGTCAACGGCCGGAATGTATTCGAGTCCGCTTACGACAAGGTGCATCTTCTGCCCTTTGGCGAATACGTCCCCTTCGGCGACTACCTTCCCATAGACAAACTTGTGCAGGGCGTGGGCGACTTCGCTCCGGGACAGCGCGACGACCCGCTGGTATCCGGCGATCTTGCGATGGGCGTGCTGATCTGCTATGAAGCAATCTTTCCCGATCTGGCCCAGGAGCGGGTGGCCAAAGGAGCAAACCTCCTGGTCAACATCAGCAACGACGCTTGGTTCGGGGAGTCCAGCGCGCCCCTGCAGCATCTCCACCTCTCGCTGCTCAGGGCCGTTGAGCAGGGACGGGCCATGGTCCGTTGCACGAATACCGGCATTTCGGCTTTCATCGACCCCAGGGGGCGCATTCTCGAATCCACAGGGCTCTTCACAGCCACGGCCATAAGCCGGGAGATGCCTTTGCTGCGCCGCACTACCTTCTACCACCGCCACCACGAAGCCTTCGTGTGGGGAGTCTTTTTGCTGACCGCCGCCGCAGCCTTGCCGGGCTTGCTTCGGCGAAGCTGAGAAACATTCCAGGAACAGCCATGCTGCAACTCGCTGAACTCAAGACGGAAGCCCTGCCACTTCTGGAACAGTACGACTCCCTCTGGGGGCGGCTTTGACCTGCCCAGCCTCAAGGACCGCCTCAAGAAAATAGAAGAAGAACTTTCCAAACCAGGGGCCTGGGACAACCCGGACAAGATGACCCCCCTGCTGCAGGAAAAGAGCCGCCTGGAATCCAAGGTGGAACGCATGGAGGCCCTGCGTCAGGCCAAGGAGGACGCCGAGGCCTGGCTGGAACTCGCCCAGGAGGACGACAGCAGCGAGGCCTTGCAGGCTCTGGACGACCAGCTCAAGAATCTGGGCAGGCTTCTGCGGGAGCTGGAGATGGGCCTCTTGCTTTCCGAGCCGGAGGACAAGGCCTCGGCCATTCTGGAAATCCACCCCGGGGCCGGCGGCACAGAAGCCCAGGACTGGGCGGCCATGTTGCTGCGCATGTACCGGCGGTGGGCGGAGCGCAACGAATACGGGTTTAAGGAACTTGACTACCTTGACGGGGACGAGGCGGGGGTAAAGAGTGTTACCGTGCAGGTCGAAGGCGAGCACGCCTACGGCTTCCTGAAGGGAGAAAAAGGTATCCATCGCCTCATCCGCATCTCCCCCTTCGACACGTCCGGACGTCGGCATACCTCTTTCGCCTCGGTGGACGTGCTGCCTGACGCGGGACAGGAAATCGAGATTGACATCCGCGAGGAGGACGTCCGGGTGGATACCTACCGCTCCAGCGGCCCGGGCGGCCAGCACGTCAACAAGACCTCCTCCGCGGTCAGGCTGACCCACATCCCCACGGGGGTGGTGGCTCAGTGCCAAAGCGAGAAATCGCAATTGCGCAACCGCGACGCGGCCTACAAGATTCTCAAAGCCAGGCTCTACGACGCCGAGGTCAAAAAACGCGAGGAGGAGCGCCAGGCGGCCTACGAAAACAAGGAGGCCATAGCCTGGGGCAGCCAGATCCGCACCTATACCCTGCAGCCCTACCGACTGGCCAAGGACCACCGGACGAACACCGAGGTAGGCGACGTGGATGCGGTGCTGGATGGTCAACTGGATGATTTCATCCGCAGCTACCTGTTGCAATTCCATGCAGGATGACACCGTGAACGGAAACAACCGGCAGGAGTTGGCCCAGGAGCTGGAGCGCCTTCGGTCGAGTCTGAAGGAGCGAGGACCTGACAGCCGGTGCGACGATCCCCGGGACACCCTGGCCATCATGCGGCTTTGCCCCGGCTTGCCCGAAGGTGAATGGTCCGAACTGGTGGAGAGCCACAACCTGTCGGAATGGATGGCCGTGCCGCTGGACGGCGAACTCTATCCCCACCTGTTGGACCTGCAGAACCGCCTGGATGACTTGGTTCACCTGGCCGAACACGACGCGCTCACCGGATTGGCCAACCGTCGCTTCTTCGAGCGGGTGCTGGATGTCGAGGTTGAGCGGGCCCATCGCAACCGTGGCGCCCTGACCCTCGTCGTCCTTGACATCGACGACTTCAAGCGGATCAACGACACACACGGACACCCCTGTGGCGACAAGGTGTTGCGGCGTTTCGCCGACCTGCTGAAACAGGGTACCCGGCGCTATGACCTGGCCGCTCGCATCGGTGGCGAGGAGTTCGCTTTGGTGCTTTCCGGCGTGGGACAGCTTCGCAGCCAGGCCATGCTGGCGAGGCTCATGGATGACATCCGCGAGATTCGGGTTGCGTGCGACGGTCAACGGATTCCAGTGACCTGCTCCGTGGGCATCGTCAGCTACAAGGGAAGGGTTTCCCTGGAAACGGAAAAACTGATTGAAATGGCCGACAAGGCCCTCTACGAGGCC
Proteins encoded:
- a CDS encoding PilZ domain-containing protein, encoding MNLSAGGLRFEAPPDSQEHGETAELKIGDRFYLRLDLESPADNESIRYFLYGRVRNAYEDFASRRKEVGLRFLSQARRPSDNPDSLAWSPIDDEAGVESIDNWVFKRHLEMHRERGSSPDS
- a CDS encoding hemolysin family protein: MEDGSPSSSDGGFWSTLANLFKNRNGHSLEDTIRESLREGEIKVDDVAMLLGVLRLQNTQVQDIMVPRPDIIFADEANGVEGVAQLIIESGHSRIPVYSGDKDNIVGIIHAKDLLRALVGDSRPSLGELMRQPLFIPETKNVRDMLQDFRRRRMHQAIALDEYGGTSGLVTLEDVLEEIVGEIEDEHDIGQPLEIQELPDGTFLVAGRLELDELNERFNTNIDSGQVETIGGYLCELTGRVPRQGEFFTLEGHRFTVKEANKKNIRWIHVQSAAQSD
- a CDS encoding GGDEF domain-containing protein codes for the protein MQDDTVNGNNRQELAQELERLRSSLKERGPDSRCDDPRDTLAIMRLCPGLPEGEWSELVESHNLSEWMAVPLDGELYPHLLDLQNRLDDLVHLAEHDALTGLANRRFFERVLDVEVERAHRNRGALTLVVLDIDDFKRINDTHGHPCGDKVLRRFADLLKQGTRRYDLAARIGGEEFALVLSGVGQLRSQAMLARLMDDIREIRVACDGQRIPVTCSVGIVSYKGRVSLETEKLIEMADKALYEAKAAGKDRVVTAPIPDMAESVIDKTLVHSNEKKFLFSGIK
- the lnt gene encoding apolipoprotein N-acyltransferase, coding for MLFWAVLAVIGAWSGFANLWLHIPALGLLLPVGLAGAALRSPSPRKAAKCCFWTATAAYLGSLYWIALPVHDYGGLNWLLAAPCPVLVAMYLSLYAAVFGWVVHRFGSGGSAWRAGLLIGGAWACLEALRGVALTGFPWLTTSSGLAPWPWAIQAAAWIGGLGLGLVLTTAAAWLLFPGRGTASVRLAGAVVLAAVALFGADRLQDPLTPSARAEVALVQGNIDQGRKWDDKFIQGTVDRYISLSEEVLRGGAEAVIWPETALPFYYQEQSPLRRRVRSFARGEGIALLTGAPAYRMESSGEYTLFNRAYLVNGRNVFESAYDKVHLLPFGEYVPFGDYLPIDKLVQGVGDFAPGQRDDPLVSGDLAMGVLICYEAIFPDLAQERVAKGANLLVNISNDAWFGESSAPLQHLHLSLLRAVEQGRAMVRCTNTGISAFIDPRGRILESTGLFTATAISREMPLLRRTTFYHRHHEAFVWGVFLLTAAAALPGLLRRS
- the prfB gene encoding peptide chain release factor 2 (programmed frameshift), producing the protein MLQLAELKTEALPLLEQYDSLWGRLDLPSLKDRLKKIEEELSKPGAWDNPDKMTPLLQEKSRLESKVERMEALRQAKEDAEAWLELAQEDDSSEALQALDDQLKNLGRLLRELEMGLLLSEPEDKASAILEIHPGAGGTEAQDWAAMLLRMYRRWAERNEYGFKELDYLDGDEAGVKSVTVQVEGEHAYGFLKGEKGIHRLIRISPFDTSGRRHTSFASVDVLPDAGQEIEIDIREEDVRVDTYRSSGPGGQHVNKTSSAVRLTHIPTGVVAQCQSEKSQLRNRDAAYKILKARLYDAEVKKREEERQAAYENKEAIAWGSQIRTYTLQPYRLAKDHRTNTEVGDVDAVLDGQLDDFIRSYLLQFHAG